One candidate division KSB1 bacterium DNA segment encodes these proteins:
- a CDS encoding DUF1295 domain-containing protein — translation MSVSTPLSREFERRGRWLFRWRSYLPLLLLPPAAAAMWSQQKLGRLQGTADTVYQMSCLLIALSGVVIRAIAIGYAQPGTSGRNTREQIADHLNTSGLYSVCRHPLYLGNVVMFTGLVMFTQSVFFILFAVFAYWMYYERIAAAEERYLTDKFGEVYVKWGEQTSFMVPRLARWRRPQYRFSFRAAFRGEVYGLAALGASFFALEMLRSGFAGNWTGFSTMWSTVLAISLVLWMVGRFLRKYTKILG, via the coding sequence ATGAGTGTGAGCACTCCGCTGTCGCGGGAGTTTGAGCGGCGTGGTCGTTGGTTGTTTCGCTGGCGAAGCTACTTGCCGCTGTTGTTGCTGCCGCCGGCGGCGGCGGCCATGTGGTCTCAGCAGAAGCTGGGCCGGTTGCAGGGAACCGCGGACACGGTGTATCAGATGTCGTGCTTGCTGATCGCGCTGAGCGGGGTCGTGATCCGCGCGATCGCGATTGGCTACGCGCAACCCGGAACCTCCGGACGAAATACGCGAGAGCAGATCGCGGACCATCTGAATACGAGCGGCTTGTACTCCGTGTGCCGGCATCCGCTCTATCTTGGCAACGTGGTGATGTTTACCGGACTCGTGATGTTCACGCAGTCCGTTTTTTTCATCCTGTTCGCGGTGTTTGCTTATTGGATGTACTACGAGCGGATCGCCGCGGCCGAGGAGCGATATCTCACGGATAAGTTCGGCGAGGTGTATGTGAAGTGGGGGGAGCAGACGTCGTTCATGGTGCCGCGGCTTGCTCGTTGGCGACGACCGCAGTATCGGTTCAGTTTTCGGGCGGCGTTTCGCGGAGAGGTGTACGGACTGGCGGCATTGGGGGCTTCGTTCTTCGCGTTGGAGATGCTGCGAAGCGGATTTGCCGGCAACTGGACGGGGTTTAGCACGATGTGGAGTACGGTCCTGGCGATATCGCTCGTCTTGTGGATGGTCGGCAGGTTTTTGAGGAAGTACACCAAGATTCTCGGATAG
- the selD gene encoding selenide, water dikinase SelD: MDPAVLDLMLAGLPRVTDANVLLGFSHKDDAAVYRLPSGEQIVQTVDFFTPVVDDPFDYGQIAAANSLSDIYAMNARPLFALNIACFPKSQPPELWREVLRGGAAKAAEAGIAIVGGHTVDDTEPKYGLVVTGIVEPGRVWANEGARAGDTLILTKRIGTGLLTTLLKDGAVTEAQLADAVASMKELNRVAAAVLARFDVHACTDITGFGLLGHAGELCAASGVGMRFRASQVPLFPLARTLAVSRKFPGGTKVNRLYLGDRVTAAADVDEGLLWLLFDAQTSGGLLASLSPAQAEAALAALQEAGVEAAAIVGEVTESAGILVEA; the protein is encoded by the coding sequence ATGGATCCGGCGGTGCTGGATCTCATGCTTGCGGGTCTGCCGCGCGTGACGGACGCGAATGTTCTGCTCGGGTTTTCTCACAAAGATGACGCCGCTGTCTATCGTTTGCCCTCCGGTGAACAGATAGTGCAGACGGTGGACTTCTTCACGCCGGTGGTGGACGATCCCTTCGATTATGGCCAGATTGCCGCGGCGAATTCGCTCAGTGATATCTACGCGATGAATGCGCGGCCGCTGTTCGCGCTGAATATTGCCTGTTTTCCGAAATCGCAGCCGCCGGAACTCTGGCGCGAGGTCTTGCGCGGCGGCGCGGCGAAGGCGGCCGAGGCGGGAATCGCGATCGTAGGCGGACACACGGTGGATGATACCGAACCGAAGTACGGGCTGGTGGTGACCGGCATCGTGGAACCCGGACGCGTGTGGGCGAATGAAGGTGCGCGGGCCGGGGACACGTTGATCCTCACGAAGCGCATCGGCACGGGCCTGCTGACAACGCTACTGAAGGATGGTGCCGTCACGGAGGCGCAGCTCGCGGATGCCGTGGCCTCCATGAAAGAACTGAATCGCGTCGCGGCGGCGGTGCTCGCGCGATTCGATGTGCATGCGTGCACCGACATCACCGGATTTGGCTTGCTCGGTCACGCGGGGGAACTCTGTGCGGCATCGGGCGTTGGAATGCGGTTCCGGGCGTCGCAAGTTCCGCTGTTTCCGCTCGCACGGACCCTCGCGGTGAGCAGGAAATTTCCGGGCGGAACCAAGGTGAACCGGCTTTACCTCGGTGATCGCGTCACGGCGGCAGCGGACGTGGACGAGGGACTGCTCTGGCTGCTGTTCGATGCGCAGACCTCGGGCGGACTGCTCGCGTCGCTCTCGCCCGCTCAGGCGGAGGCAGCGCTGGCCGCGTTGCAGGAAGCGGGAGTCGAGGCGGCGGCGATTGTCGGCGAGGTCACGGAAAGCGCCGGGATTCTCGTCGAAGCATAG
- the rsmA gene encoding ribosomal RNA small subunit methyltransferase A, which produces MIHGRARDRRKPPQAAARAAPAKKSLGQCFLVETGYAAQIVDALNLASGDTVLEIGPGRGVLSHELVRKPCQVVAVEIDNRLIAPLAAQFASHANFELRHEDFLDTDFAAVLKSGDQNKVVGNLPYHLAAEVLYKLMVHVRRARTDPSLPWIDCAVLMMQREVADRVTARPGTKAWGKLSVFAQLEANCYPVLTVPASAFRPEPQVDGGVIRLDFLRIPPALPYDMPLLERIVRWCFHQRRKMLKSTLSELAGVHPHWQKCELDFTRRPETLTPQEWVRLSDVVSAAAAR; this is translated from the coding sequence TTGATTCACGGACGCGCGAGGGACAGGCGAAAGCCGCCGCAGGCGGCGGCGCGAGCAGCACCCGCCAAGAAAAGCCTCGGCCAGTGCTTTCTGGTCGAGACCGGGTACGCGGCGCAGATTGTCGATGCGCTGAATCTTGCGAGCGGTGATACTGTACTGGAAATCGGACCGGGGCGCGGAGTACTTTCCCACGAGCTGGTCCGCAAACCGTGCCAGGTGGTCGCGGTCGAGATCGATAACCGGTTGATCGCTCCGCTGGCGGCACAATTCGCCAGTCACGCGAACTTCGAACTGCGTCACGAAGATTTTCTGGACACCGACTTTGCGGCGGTGCTCAAGTCCGGTGATCAAAACAAGGTCGTGGGCAATCTGCCGTATCATCTCGCGGCCGAGGTGTTGTACAAGTTGATGGTGCATGTCCGCAGGGCGCGCACCGATCCGTCGCTGCCGTGGATCGACTGCGCCGTGCTTATGATGCAGCGGGAAGTCGCGGACCGCGTGACGGCGCGCCCCGGGACCAAGGCCTGGGGAAAGCTGTCGGTGTTCGCGCAGCTTGAGGCGAATTGCTATCCCGTGCTGACCGTGCCGGCCAGCGCCTTTCGACCGGAACCGCAGGTGGACGGCGGCGTGATCCGCCTCGATTTCCTGCGAATTCCGCCCGCGCTGCCGTACGACATGCCACTACTGGAGCGGATCGTGCGGTGGTGCTTTCATCAGCGGCGGAAGATGCTCAAGAGTACGCTGTCGGAACTGGCCGGGGTGCATCCGCACTGGCAGAAGTGCGAACTCGACTTCACGCGCCGGCCGGAAACGCTGACACCGCAGGAGTGGGTGCGCCTGAGCGATGTCGTCAGCGCGGCGGCCGCGCGCTAA
- a CDS encoding lytic transglycosylase domain-containing protein, producing the protein MNSAPVRDFTMPLVIRLLPLLLLASPCVAEELELTADSTQFAAYWSLLESGQADSAHEYLLGLGDVGSPRLAGMANFLLAHVAYDEENYASVPVLLDLGVPAELSDHAWALRARALTEAGQPSLAASYWRQVLGWRGSVLTVEAAASLGEYYRSVGQPDSALAVIHIGEPRASADERRALMMEEAGILSALGRHGEAVDRYWEVYSSAPRSAEGREALAAIRSYAETHGVGPRPQHADELARELGSLEGLGAFETGLNRIREASPPGVPVDRELLDFYRALFTAGLKRHRDALPLLTDFVAQYPRSEFRPRALVRLGRSAYLIDRDSLAIAALESLAVCGDDSAAICAGMKYLSELHMDRGRPGPAIRACERWLEFASRPAERADALWKLGWACWEHGEFERAAEVWGGLSEADDDSEYGPASLYWQARACTKSGRVAAANALLHVLAARYPYSYYSVILSPAALPVDLAEQPLIAPTMQMMWDSDRPHSRAFALLAAMRLIDAALEEWPAAAAEGDTSDGWFWWKAQLYLWQGDKMTAWRITRAELGAYIRSAGWRPPQFYRVVYPLDFDPTVLELSRAHKVDPYFSFGLICQESHFAEQIVSSAGAIGLMQLMPATARTQARKLGIPFATDKLYQGEYNLQLGIAHVAELWQEFSGDSLLVLAAYNAGKSAAQMWYEEFGDRDRDVFVEKIPYRETRMFVKRIVEHIAAYRRLYPDLERQARGGERAESPRP; encoded by the coding sequence ATGAATAGTGCTCCGGTCAGGGACTTCACGATGCCGCTGGTGATCCGCTTGCTGCCCCTCTTGCTGCTCGCATCGCCATGCGTCGCGGAAGAGCTTGAACTGACAGCGGATTCAACGCAGTTCGCGGCGTATTGGTCGCTGCTGGAGTCTGGTCAGGCCGACAGCGCGCACGAGTATCTGCTTGGCCTGGGCGACGTCGGCTCCCCGCGACTGGCGGGGATGGCCAATTTCCTGCTGGCGCACGTGGCTTATGACGAGGAGAATTATGCCTCGGTCCCCGTCCTCCTCGACCTCGGAGTTCCGGCGGAGCTATCGGACCATGCATGGGCGCTACGGGCGCGAGCTCTGACGGAGGCCGGGCAGCCGTCGCTGGCGGCGAGCTATTGGCGACAGGTCCTGGGATGGCGCGGCAGCGTTTTGACCGTCGAAGCGGCGGCTTCATTAGGGGAATATTACCGCTCGGTCGGTCAGCCGGATTCGGCGCTGGCAGTTATCCACATTGGCGAGCCGCGGGCGTCGGCGGATGAACGTCGAGCACTCATGATGGAAGAGGCAGGGATTCTGTCCGCGTTGGGTCGCCACGGTGAGGCTGTGGATCGTTATTGGGAAGTTTACTCCTCCGCGCCGCGATCCGCCGAAGGTCGTGAGGCCCTCGCCGCGATCCGTTCCTATGCAGAGACACACGGAGTCGGGCCGCGCCCGCAGCATGCGGACGAGTTAGCTCGGGAGTTGGGCTCGCTGGAGGGACTCGGCGCGTTTGAAACGGGGCTGAACCGGATTCGCGAGGCCTCGCCGCCCGGCGTCCCCGTGGACCGCGAGTTGCTGGACTTCTATCGAGCTTTGTTCACGGCGGGTCTGAAGCGTCATCGCGACGCGCTCCCGCTCTTGACGGATTTTGTCGCGCAGTACCCGCGCAGCGAGTTCCGTCCGCGCGCCTTAGTGCGGCTGGGTCGCTCGGCGTACTTGATTGACCGGGATTCGCTGGCGATCGCCGCGCTGGAGTCGCTCGCCGTCTGCGGTGACGACTCGGCGGCGATTTGCGCGGGGATGAAATACCTTAGCGAGCTGCACATGGATCGCGGCCGTCCGGGGCCGGCCATCCGCGCTTGTGAAAGGTGGCTGGAATTTGCATCTCGACCGGCTGAGCGTGCCGACGCGCTGTGGAAGCTCGGCTGGGCCTGCTGGGAGCACGGCGAGTTCGAGCGCGCGGCGGAAGTCTGGGGAGGACTGTCGGAGGCCGACGACGACTCCGAGTATGGACCGGCGAGTCTCTATTGGCAAGCGCGGGCCTGCACGAAGTCCGGGCGAGTCGCCGCTGCCAACGCGCTCCTGCATGTGCTCGCCGCGCGCTACCCGTATTCATACTATTCGGTGATCCTGTCCCCGGCGGCTCTTCCCGTGGACCTTGCGGAACAGCCGTTGATCGCGCCGACGATGCAGATGATGTGGGACAGCGACCGGCCGCACAGTCGAGCATTCGCCTTGCTGGCGGCCATGCGCTTGATTGACGCGGCGCTCGAAGAATGGCCAGCGGCGGCGGCCGAGGGGGACACGTCGGACGGTTGGTTCTGGTGGAAGGCTCAGCTCTATCTCTGGCAGGGCGACAAAATGACGGCGTGGCGGATCACGCGGGCGGAATTGGGAGCGTATATTCGCAGCGCGGGCTGGCGGCCGCCGCAGTTCTACCGGGTCGTGTATCCGCTCGATTTCGATCCGACGGTGCTGGAACTCAGCCGCGCGCACAAGGTCGATCCGTACTTCAGCTTCGGCTTGATCTGCCAGGAGAGTCACTTTGCGGAGCAGATCGTGTCTTCTGCCGGAGCCATCGGTCTCATGCAATTGATGCCGGCCACCGCTCGCACGCAGGCCAGAAAGCTGGGAATTCCGTTTGCAACGGACAAGTTGTACCAGGGCGAGTACAATCTTCAACTTGGGATCGCGCACGTGGCGGAGTTGTGGCAGGAGTTCTCCGGCGATAGCCTGCTCGTGCTGGCGGCTTACAATGCCGGGAAGTCCGCCGCACAGATGTGGTACGAGGAGTTCGGTGATCGAGATCGCGACGTCTTTGTGGAGAAGATTCCGTATCGCGAGACCCGGATGTTTGTGAAACGAATTGTCGAGCACATTGCGGCCTATCGCCGGTTGTATCCCGATCTTGAGCGTCAAGCCCGGGGCGGCGAGCGCGCCGAGTCACCACGGCCCTGA
- a CDS encoding glycine--tRNA ligase: MAQQNLMDKVVSLCKRRGFVFQSSEIYGGLSSTWDYGPYGIALKNNIAAFWWREMTQLHDNIVGIDAAILMHPRVWEASGHVAGFVDPLVDCKQCKARFKAQDLVKNWRVKRKLAALMDGGDIPEGGEGDIEHLKQLRWSEALCPSCGTKGTLTEPRLFNLMLRTWLGPVEETSAQVYLRPETAQGIYVNYMNVTNTARVKIPFGIAQIGKAFRNEITPGNFIFRTREFEQMEMQFFVKPGDDSKWLQSWRDERFNYYLKLGIRKEKLRLHQHTKEELAHYAADAYDIEYEFPFGWQELEGIHNRTDFDLKRHAEFSGKDLNYFEEESKERYVPYIVETSAGLNRTLLVTLLDAYEEDVQEGEARTVLHLSPAIAPIKVGVFSLVKKDGLAEIAENIASDLRRTCTVFTDQQGSIGRRYRRMDEIGTPWGITVDYQTKEDQTVTLRDRDSLEQIRVTASQLPELIRRKLEAAHA; this comes from the coding sequence ATGGCACAACAGAATCTCATGGATAAGGTCGTCAGCCTCTGCAAGCGGCGCGGCTTTGTCTTTCAGTCCTCGGAAATCTATGGCGGCTTGTCCTCAACCTGGGATTATGGCCCGTACGGGATTGCGCTGAAAAACAATATCGCCGCGTTCTGGTGGCGCGAGATGACGCAGTTGCACGACAACATCGTCGGCATCGACGCTGCGATTCTGATGCACCCGCGGGTGTGGGAAGCATCAGGACACGTTGCCGGATTTGTCGATCCGCTGGTCGATTGCAAGCAGTGCAAGGCACGGTTCAAGGCACAGGATCTGGTGAAGAACTGGCGGGTGAAGCGGAAGCTGGCGGCGCTGATGGACGGCGGGGATATTCCGGAGGGCGGCGAGGGGGATATCGAACACCTGAAGCAGCTGCGCTGGAGCGAGGCGCTCTGCCCGTCCTGCGGAACGAAAGGCACGCTGACGGAGCCGCGATTGTTCAATCTGATGCTGCGCACGTGGCTGGGCCCCGTGGAAGAGACCTCGGCGCAGGTGTACTTGCGACCGGAGACGGCGCAGGGCATCTACGTCAACTATATGAACGTGACGAACACCGCGCGCGTGAAGATTCCGTTCGGGATCGCGCAGATCGGAAAGGCGTTCCGCAATGAGATCACGCCGGGGAATTTCATTTTCCGCACGCGCGAATTCGAGCAGATGGAGATGCAGTTCTTCGTGAAGCCGGGCGACGACTCGAAGTGGCTGCAGAGCTGGCGCGACGAGCGCTTCAACTACTATCTGAAACTCGGAATTCGCAAGGAAAAGCTGCGGCTGCATCAGCACACGAAAGAGGAGCTGGCGCATTATGCGGCTGACGCATACGATATCGAATATGAGTTTCCGTTCGGCTGGCAAGAACTGGAAGGTATCCACAATCGTACGGACTTCGACTTGAAGCGGCATGCCGAGTTTTCGGGAAAGGACTTGAACTATTTCGAGGAAGAGTCCAAAGAGCGCTATGTGCCGTACATCGTGGAGACCTCGGCGGGATTGAACCGCACGCTGCTCGTCACGCTGCTCGATGCGTATGAAGAAGATGTGCAAGAGGGCGAGGCGCGGACGGTGCTGCATCTGTCGCCGGCGATTGCACCGATTAAGGTCGGCGTGTTTTCGCTGGTGAAGAAGGATGGATTGGCGGAGATCGCGGAGAATATCGCCAGCGATTTGCGTAGAACATGCACGGTGTTCACAGACCAGCAGGGCTCGATCGGACGCCGCTATCGCCGGATGGACGAGATTGGCACGCCGTGGGGGATCACCGTGGATTATCAGACGAAGGAAGATCAGACCGTGACGCTGCGCGACCGCGATTCGCTCGAGCAAATTCGGGTTACGGCGTCGCAGTTGCCGGAGTTGATCCGGCGGAAGCTCGAAGCCGCTCACGCATGA
- the recO gene encoding DNA repair protein RecO, protein MPTLLRTTGIVLRNIPHGETSVILTVFTREYGKLGLMVKGARAKKKTGSNAGLEVFTEAQFVAYVKSTRELQLVKEWSIDRPRLGLRTDFTLLAVASSVIELLTRSTRENDALPALYDAAASVLAALDIRPANPLPLLWRFELELHRVLGFQLQLATCGESGRTLIPPFSGGLRYRIQDGAFLHPTVDPRANRDGELSPEAFALLARLPEASAEFAARITVNSRVTAELNHFLAQYVEAHLPVKGHLRSLDALNW, encoded by the coding sequence ATGCCGACGCTGCTCCGCACAACCGGAATCGTGCTGCGGAATATTCCGCACGGTGAAACCTCGGTCATCTTGACCGTCTTCACGCGCGAATACGGAAAACTCGGTCTGATGGTCAAGGGCGCCCGGGCAAAGAAGAAGACCGGGTCGAACGCGGGGCTGGAGGTCTTCACCGAGGCTCAATTCGTCGCCTACGTGAAAAGCACGCGCGAGTTGCAGCTCGTCAAGGAATGGTCCATCGATCGCCCGCGGCTCGGACTGCGTACAGATTTCACATTGCTCGCCGTGGCAAGCTCGGTGATCGAGCTGCTGACCAGATCGACGCGCGAGAATGACGCATTGCCCGCGCTGTACGACGCGGCCGCATCCGTACTGGCGGCGCTGGACATTCGCCCCGCGAATCCCCTGCCGCTGCTCTGGAGATTCGAACTCGAATTGCATCGTGTGCTCGGGTTTCAATTGCAGCTCGCGACCTGCGGCGAATCTGGTCGCACGCTAATTCCGCCGTTTTCCGGCGGCCTGCGCTACCGAATCCAGGACGGCGCGTTCCTGCATCCGACCGTCGATCCGCGCGCGAATCGTGACGGCGAGTTGTCGCCCGAAGCCTTCGCGCTACTGGCGCGTTTACCGGAGGCCTCCGCCGAGTTCGCGGCGAGGATCACCGTCAATTCGCGTGTTACAGCCGAACTAAATCACTTTCTCGCACAGTATGTCGAGGCGCACCTGCCGGTGAAGGGTCACTTGCGGTCGCTCGACGCGCTTAACTGGTAG
- a CDS encoding aspartate-semialdehyde dehydrogenase, which translates to MKPLALAVVGATGLVGRTTLDVLREWQLPVASLRLFASGASSGKSLSWCERGLALEELREVPDGLDAAIFCTNREISRAWIPRFRERRVPCIDHSSEYRMDPDVPLVIPEINSYALRGHRNLISNPNCSASVVLLPLAALDRAVGLKRVIVSTYQSVSGTGQDAMAELAAELMDHAIQPRVYPRQIAHNVFPQVGPFGDDGNCEEERKVIEEIRKILERPGLEVMATTVRVPVRVGHSASVAVELTHPANRADIECAFGEMAGMIYETADYRSPLEIVGKQEMFVSRLRAGDAGGVWWNFWVVGDNLRKGAASNAIQILRELFK; encoded by the coding sequence GTGAAACCGCTTGCACTGGCCGTGGTCGGGGCCACGGGGTTAGTCGGGCGGACGACGCTGGACGTTTTGCGCGAGTGGCAGCTTCCGGTGGCATCGTTGCGGCTGTTTGCTTCCGGGGCCTCCAGCGGCAAGTCGCTGAGTTGGTGCGAACGCGGACTCGCGCTGGAAGAACTGCGCGAAGTTCCGGACGGGCTTGATGCGGCGATCTTCTGCACGAATCGCGAGATTAGTCGCGCATGGATTCCGCGGTTTCGCGAGCGCCGCGTGCCGTGCATCGATCACTCCTCGGAGTATCGCATGGATCCGGACGTCCCGCTGGTGATTCCGGAGATCAATTCATACGCGCTGCGGGGCCATCGCAATCTCATCTCGAATCCGAATTGCAGCGCGAGCGTCGTGCTGCTGCCGCTGGCTGCATTGGACCGCGCGGTTGGACTGAAGCGCGTGATTGTGTCCACGTATCAATCCGTCTCCGGAACGGGGCAGGATGCCATGGCGGAGCTGGCCGCCGAACTCATGGACCATGCGATTCAGCCAAGGGTCTATCCGCGTCAGATCGCGCACAACGTGTTTCCGCAGGTCGGGCCGTTTGGCGACGACGGAAATTGCGAAGAAGAGCGGAAAGTGATAGAAGAGATTCGCAAGATCCTGGAGCGGCCGGGTCTGGAGGTCATGGCGACGACGGTGCGCGTGCCGGTGCGCGTCGGGCACTCGGCTTCGGTTGCCGTGGAACTGACTCATCCGGCGAATCGTGCGGACATCGAGTGCGCATTTGGGGAGATGGCCGGCATGATCTACGAAACCGCGGACTATCGCTCGCCGCTGGAGATCGTCGGCAAGCAGGAGATGTTCGTGAGTCGACTGCGCGCGGGGGATGCGGGAGGAGTATGGTGGAATTTCTGGGTCGTGGGGGACAATCTGCGCAAGGGAGCGGCCTCGAATGCCATTCAGATTCTGCGGGAACTCTTCAAGTAG
- the ssb gene encoding single-stranded DNA-binding protein, translated as MADLRMPDINSVIIVGNLIKDPSFRTTTSGVPVANFTIASNRKFKDNSGQIKEDVCFIGVVAWYKLAESCYENLRKGSAVLVEGELQSRSWKTEDGFNRNTIEIKARRIQFLNRREAHHDDIEFYENHHEGTEHVDASELPPPDHEPEPARAEGDFGFGYKGIKI; from the coding sequence ATGGCTGACTTGCGCATGCCGGACATTAACAGCGTGATCATTGTCGGAAACCTGATCAAGGATCCCAGTTTTCGGACGACGACGAGCGGCGTGCCGGTGGCGAACTTTACGATTGCCAGCAATCGGAAGTTCAAAGACAACAGTGGGCAGATCAAAGAGGATGTGTGTTTCATCGGCGTCGTCGCGTGGTACAAGTTGGCGGAAAGCTGCTATGAGAATCTGCGGAAGGGGAGTGCAGTCCTCGTCGAAGGGGAATTGCAGAGCCGCAGTTGGAAGACGGAAGACGGGTTTAATCGTAACACGATTGAGATCAAGGCGCGTCGGATTCAGTTCCTGAATCGCCGCGAGGCGCATCATGATGACATCGAGTTCTACGAGAATCATCATGAAGGAACGGAGCACGTTGATGCCTCCGAACTCCCGCCGCCGGATCACGAACCGGAGCCGGCCCGCGCGGAGGGCGACTTCGGCTTCGGTTACAAGGGCATTAAGATCTGA
- a CDS encoding 50S ribosomal protein L9 gives MQVILRKEYQSLGNVGDVVSVKPGYARNYLIPRGIAFAATTASLSKLDHEKKMLQLADMKERRKAGDLRAKLDGLRLLKGVQTGEEDRMFGSVTSSDIAELIKERGIEIDRRKIQLEEPIKHLGEFDIPIKLHREVVVTIKLDVVKS, from the coding sequence ATGCAGGTTATCTTACGTAAAGAGTATCAGTCGCTTGGAAATGTAGGCGATGTGGTCAGTGTCAAACCCGGTTACGCGCGCAATTACTTGATCCCGCGCGGCATCGCGTTCGCGGCGACCACGGCCAGCCTCTCCAAGCTTGATCATGAAAAGAAGATGCTGCAGCTCGCGGATATGAAGGAGCGCCGCAAGGCCGGCGACTTGCGCGCGAAGCTGGACGGCCTGCGCCTGTTGAAAGGCGTGCAGACCGGTGAAGAAGATCGCATGTTCGGTTCGGTCACGTCATCCGATATCGCCGAACTGATCAAGGAACGCGGTATAGAGATCGATCGCCGCAAGATTCAGCTCGAAGAACCGATCAAGCACTTGGGTGAATTCGACATTCCGATCAAGCTGCATCGCGAAGTTGTAGTGACGATTAAGCTCGACGTCGTGAAGAGCTGA
- the rpsF gene encoding 30S ribosomal protein S6 yields the protein MHTYELVLVFDPNLENEQIETELRRFQEIIAADGTTRRWERWGKRRLTYEIRGRQYGYYALAMFDLNTAAVAELDRLVRISPTVIRHLITLLPAARAPEIDAEAVRTLGATAPASIPDGEVAPTGEAAIVEELPVDDIVPEPTPEVETE from the coding sequence GAACCTCGAGAATGAGCAGATTGAGACCGAGTTGCGTCGATTTCAGGAGATTATTGCGGCGGACGGCACAACCCGTCGTTGGGAGCGTTGGGGCAAGCGTCGCTTGACCTACGAAATCCGTGGTCGTCAATACGGCTATTATGCGCTCGCGATGTTCGATCTGAACACCGCCGCCGTGGCGGAGCTTGATCGCCTGGTGCGCATCAGCCCCACGGTCATCCGTCATTTGATTACTCTGTTGCCCGCTGCTCGTGCGCCGGAAATCGACGCGGAGGCGGTTCGCACGCTGGGCGCTACCGCTCCGGCTTCGATTCCGGACGGCGAGGTCGCGCCGACCGGCGAGGCCGCGATTGTCGAAGAACTCCCGGTGGACGATATCGTTCCGGAGCCGACTCCGGAAGTCGAAACAGAGTAG